In a genomic window of Novosphingobium sp. KA1:
- the hmgA gene encoding homogentisate 1,2-dioxygenase: MTGFANHFATEAVAGALPQGQNSPQQVPYGLYAEQLSGTAFTAPRKDNQRSWLYRLRPAAHHPAYRPYARETLLRTGPFGEVPPTPNRLRWDPLPIPAEPTDFVDGLVTLCGNGDAATGVGIGVHLYAANRSMERRAFYSADGELLIVPQQGRLRIVTEMGVIAAVPRQIVVIPRGVRFSVELPDGAARGYACENYGAIFRLPDLGPIGANGLANPRDFETPRAAFEDDDAPFEIVQKFGGTLWTTTLSHSPFDVVAWHGNLAPYRYDLGAFNTINTVSFDHPDPSIFTVLTSPSDTPGTANCDFVIFPPRWMVAEHTFRPPWFHRNVMSEFMGLVHGSYDAKAGGFAPGGASLHNAMSGHGPDRASYEAAVGADLRPHRIEDTMAFMFESRHMFRPTRFALDTPLCQLDYDDCWAGFRKAQVPQASGATGDDNT; the protein is encoded by the coding sequence ATGACCGGTTTTGCCAATCACTTCGCGACCGAGGCGGTCGCGGGTGCCTTGCCGCAAGGCCAGAACTCGCCGCAGCAGGTGCCCTACGGCCTCTATGCCGAGCAATTGTCCGGAACCGCCTTCACCGCGCCGCGCAAGGACAACCAGCGCAGCTGGCTCTACCGCCTGCGCCCGGCGGCCCATCACCCGGCCTATCGGCCCTATGCGCGCGAGACGCTGCTGCGCACCGGTCCGTTCGGCGAGGTGCCGCCGACGCCCAATCGGCTGCGCTGGGACCCGCTGCCGATCCCGGCGGAGCCGACCGATTTTGTCGATGGGCTGGTGACGCTATGCGGCAATGGCGATGCGGCAACCGGCGTCGGCATCGGCGTGCACCTCTACGCGGCCAACCGCTCGATGGAGCGGCGCGCATTCTACAGCGCCGATGGCGAACTGCTGATCGTCCCGCAGCAAGGGCGCCTGCGCATCGTCACCGAAATGGGCGTGATCGCGGCCGTGCCCCGGCAGATCGTGGTCATCCCGCGGGGGGTGCGGTTCAGCGTGGAACTGCCCGATGGCGCCGCGCGGGGTTATGCTTGCGAGAATTACGGCGCGATCTTCCGCCTGCCGGATCTTGGCCCGATCGGCGCCAACGGCCTTGCCAATCCGCGCGATTTCGAGACGCCGCGGGCCGCCTTCGAGGACGACGACGCGCCCTTCGAGATCGTCCAGAAGTTCGGCGGCACGCTCTGGACAACCACGCTGTCGCATTCGCCGTTCGACGTCGTGGCATGGCACGGCAATCTTGCGCCCTATCGCTACGATCTCGGCGCGTTCAACACGATCAACACCGTGAGTTTCGACCATCCCGATCCGTCGATCTTCACGGTCCTGACCTCGCCCTCGGACACGCCGGGAACCGCCAACTGCGATTTCGTGATCTTTCCGCCGCGCTGGATGGTGGCGGAGCACACGTTCCGCCCGCCATGGTTCCACCGCAACGTGATGAGCGAGTTCATGGGCCTCGTCCACGGCAGCTACGATGCCAAGGCGGGCGGTTTTGCGCCGGGCGGAGCCTCGCTGCACAACGCCATGTCCGGCCACGGTCCCGACCGGGCGAGTTATGAAGCGGCCGTCGGCGCGGACCTCCGGCCCCACCGGATCGAGGATACCATGGCCTTCATGTTCGAGAGCCGACACATGTTCCGGCCCACCCGTTTCGCGCTCGATACCCCGCTGTGCCAGCTCGATTACGATGACTGCTGGGCGGGTTTCCGCAAGGCGCAAGTGCCGCAGGCGAGCGGCGCCACTGGAGATGACAACACGTGA